The following proteins are co-located in the Lentibacillus sp. JNUCC-1 genome:
- a CDS encoding ISL3 family transposase, with protein sequence MQDFQERYDVFQSALEIPEPWYVFHHELAKEENTLHIYIEYRSGAEFSCPNCGKSGCKVHDTLDQDRTWRHLDFWQYQTLLRARMPRVKCDACGKIRTVHIEWARSGAGFSFLFEQHLLSLMIEMPVAAVARKVGEHDTRLWRVFNYYVNKAMEDMDISELKRVAMDETSRAKGHKYITLFIDMDTKRLIFATKGKGADVLQDFCLHLDHKGVSRSQIEDICCDMSPSFISGIEKNFSNASITFDKFHVMKLVNEALDQVRREEQATQPELKNSRYVWLKNQGNLTKKQEAQFQKLKDMDLKTGRAYRMKLSLQNMWTRSYIISKLYFNEWYNWATRSQLKPMIDAAKSLKRHQDGILRWFESKMTNGLIEGTNSLIQAVKRKARGYRTAENFIAMAYATVNKLDLIKQS encoded by the coding sequence ATGCAAGATTTTCAAGAGCGGTATGATGTGTTTCAGTCAGCACTGGAAATACCTGAACCATGGTACGTATTTCATCATGAACTGGCCAAAGAAGAAAACACGTTGCACATTTATATTGAATATAGGTCAGGGGCCGAATTTTCCTGCCCCAACTGCGGTAAATCTGGATGTAAAGTTCATGATACCCTGGATCAAGATCGGACATGGAGACACCTTGATTTCTGGCAGTATCAAACCCTGCTTCGGGCAAGAATGCCACGAGTAAAGTGCGATGCTTGTGGTAAAATACGGACAGTGCACATTGAATGGGCACGCTCTGGTGCGGGATTTTCCTTTCTTTTTGAACAACATCTTTTATCGTTAATGATTGAGATGCCTGTTGCCGCAGTCGCTCGTAAAGTTGGTGAACATGATACTCGCCTTTGGCGTGTGTTTAATTATTATGTCAATAAAGCAATGGAAGACATGGATATATCGGAATTAAAACGCGTTGCCATGGATGAAACGTCTCGCGCCAAAGGGCATAAATATATCACGCTTTTTATTGATATGGATACAAAACGCTTGATATTTGCCACCAAAGGAAAAGGCGCGGACGTTCTACAGGATTTCTGCCTCCATCTTGATCATAAAGGGGTCTCACGCTCCCAAATTGAGGATATCTGTTGTGATATGTCTCCATCATTTATATCAGGTATTGAAAAGAACTTCTCAAATGCTTCAATTACTTTCGATAAATTTCATGTAATGAAATTGGTCAATGAAGCGTTGGATCAAGTACGTAGAGAAGAACAAGCAACACAACCGGAACTCAAAAATTCACGCTACGTATGGTTGAAAAACCAGGGAAATCTAACTAAAAAGCAGGAAGCTCAATTTCAAAAACTCAAGGACATGGACTTAAAAACAGGACGCGCATACCGCATGAAGTTATCGCTTCAAAACATGTGGACACGGTCTTACATTATTTCCAAACTCTACTTTAACGAATGGTACAATTGGGCAACACGTTCCCAACTTAAACCAATGATTGATGCCGCCAAATCTTTAAAGAGGCACCAGGATGGTATCTTAAGGTGGTTCGAAAGTAAGATGACCAACGGTCTGATTGAAGGGACTAACAGTCTGATTCAAGCGGTCAAAAGAAAAGCCCGAGGTTATCGTACAGCCGAGAATTTTATTGCCATGGCATATGCGACAGTCAATAAGCTGGATTTGATCAAACAATCATGA
- a CDS encoding SDR family oxidoreductase produces the protein MKILVVGANGQIGRHLVQSIQNSGEHVARAMVRKEEQVSHFKELGAETAVVDLEGEIEEIAKAADGVDAVVFTAGSGPKTGKDKTIMVDLDGAVKTIEATKKAGVKRFVIISSYDTTREAIQNAGESMAPYVVAKHYADEWLRGAGLDYTMIHPGLLTNDAGTGKVDVGPSVKADNVAREDIANVIFESLKNDATIGKEFKVINGQTPIQEALGNL, from the coding sequence ATGAAGATCCTAGTTGTTGGAGCGAACGGACAGATTGGAAGGCATTTGGTTCAGTCCATTCAAAATAGTGGAGAGCACGTTGCCAGGGCAATGGTGCGTAAAGAAGAGCAAGTGTCTCATTTTAAAGAATTGGGTGCTGAGACAGCAGTTGTCGATTTAGAAGGCGAAATAGAAGAGATTGCAAAAGCAGCGGATGGTGTGGATGCGGTTGTATTTACAGCTGGATCCGGACCGAAAACTGGAAAAGATAAGACAATCATGGTTGACCTAGACGGTGCAGTTAAAACGATTGAAGCGACGAAAAAAGCTGGTGTGAAACGGTTTGTCATTATTAGCTCATACGACACCACCCGTGAGGCCATTCAGAATGCAGGCGAATCCATGGCACCGTATGTAGTGGCTAAGCATTATGCTGATGAATGGTTAAGGGGTGCAGGTCTTGACTACACGATGATCCACCCTGGTTTGCTAACAAACGATGCCGGCACTGGAAAAGTAGATGTGGGACCATCTGTTAAAGCAGATAACGTGGCCCGTGAAGATATCGCCAATGTCATTTTTGAGTCGCTAAAAAATGATGCAACAATTGGCAAGGAATTCAAAGTGATTAACGGTCAGACACCGATCCAAGAAGCTTTGGGAAATCTTTAA
- a CDS encoding NADP-dependent oxidoreductase — protein sequence MTQQQLILNERPNGMPDDNTFQFKQVDVGNPAANEVLLKTLYVSVDPYMRGRMSDRDSYVAPFQVGEPLAGGVVAEVVESKSDQLATGDIVRGNLPFQEYNVCKADEVSKVETNGLSPSAALSVLGMPGLTAYFGMMHIGEPKAGETVVVSGAAGAVGQVAGQLAKQAGARVVGIVGSEEKAAYITNELGYDSAVEYKKGNVQQQLKDACPDGIDVYYENVGGDIGDAVLPLLNTFARVPVCGAISSYNLKDDEKDIGLRVQPFLIKSRVKMQGLLVGDFSDRFSEAYTHLAKAVANGELKYEETIKEGFDNIPNAFLGLFTGENIGKQLVKVADPS from the coding sequence ATGACACAACAACAATTAATTTTGAATGAGCGGCCAAACGGAATGCCGGATGACAATACCTTTCAATTCAAACAAGTAGATGTTGGGAATCCGGCAGCCAATGAGGTTTTGTTGAAAACACTTTACGTGTCAGTCGATCCCTATATGCGTGGACGGATGTCTGACAGAGACTCATATGTCGCACCCTTTCAAGTCGGTGAACCTCTGGCTGGCGGAGTAGTTGCAGAAGTCGTCGAGTCAAAAAGTGACCAGCTTGCAACAGGAGATATTGTGAGAGGAAATTTGCCTTTTCAGGAATACAATGTATGCAAAGCGGACGAGGTGAGTAAAGTCGAGACAAACGGACTTAGCCCGAGTGCCGCGTTGAGTGTTCTTGGTATGCCGGGCTTAACGGCTTACTTTGGCATGATGCATATCGGTGAACCAAAAGCAGGCGAAACAGTGGTTGTGTCCGGTGCGGCTGGTGCTGTCGGTCAGGTTGCAGGGCAGCTCGCAAAACAAGCCGGTGCCCGCGTTGTCGGCATCGTTGGTTCAGAGGAAAAAGCTGCTTATATCACGAACGAACTCGGCTATGATTCTGCTGTGGAATATAAAAAAGGCAATGTGCAGCAACAACTGAAAGACGCTTGCCCAGATGGCATAGACGTCTATTACGAAAATGTCGGCGGTGACATCGGGGATGCTGTTCTACCTCTGCTGAACACATTTGCCAGGGTCCCGGTCTGCGGTGCCATCTCGTCTTACAATCTGAAAGACGATGAAAAAGACATCGGTCTGCGTGTTCAGCCGTTCCTAATCAAATCTCGGGTAAAGATGCAAGGTCTGCTAGTCGGCGATTTCAGTGACCGATTCAGTGAAGCATACACCCACCTCGCCAAAGCCGTTGCTAATGGTGAGCTGAAGTATGAAGAAACCATTAAAGAAGGATTCGACAATATACCGAATGCTTTTCTGGGATTATTTACCGGGGAAAACATCGGTAAACAGCTCGTTAAAGTCGCCGATCCTTCCTAA
- a CDS encoding RNA polymerase sigma factor translates to MDEEEIISRVKGDDEHAFAQLVDEYKPVIERFAFQFGIDFGSVADVVQETFIKIHRHIHRFKKGKFSTWVYKITLNVARDHHRKNKRQQRLWERVKKNYPQKTSTTFFEKAEHVRLHECLQQLDEKYKTPLILYYFHDQSYEDIAFILKIKLSVVKTRLHRGKGQLRHLYTDLNGEVESHGQ, encoded by the coding sequence TTGGATGAGGAAGAAATCATTTCCAGGGTTAAGGGTGACGATGAACACGCTTTTGCTCAGTTGGTCGATGAATATAAACCTGTGATCGAGCGGTTTGCATTTCAATTCGGTATTGATTTTGGATCTGTTGCTGATGTCGTTCAGGAAACTTTTATCAAAATCCACCGGCATATCCATCGGTTTAAAAAAGGAAAGTTCTCAACTTGGGTTTACAAAATAACATTGAACGTGGCGCGTGATCATCACCGCAAGAATAAAAGACAGCAGCGATTATGGGAAAGAGTCAAAAAGAATTACCCGCAGAAGACAAGCACAACCTTTTTTGAAAAAGCGGAACATGTTCGGCTTCATGAGTGTCTGCAACAACTGGATGAGAAATATAAAACGCCGCTTATTCTTTATTATTTTCACGATCAATCGTATGAGGATATTGCATTCATATTAAAAATTAAGTTGAGCGTTGTTAAGACAAGACTGCATCGCGGGAAGGGGCAGCTTAGACATTTATATACCGATTTAAACGGGGAGGTGGAATCCCATGGCCAATAA
- a CDS encoding ABC transporter permease subunit translates to MNGSLYSQMMKTHLKLFLGFGVVSAAYVTLMTSLYPMMDENMEQIENLIDLFPDALLRAIGLESFSSYGQFISAEYYGLFYLLILGVFSVIIAVQLIARLVDRGSMAYLLSTHVSRVQVATTQVMVLLSGLIIIHALTFGGGFLAAEFLIETDSTIAFNEFFQINFVGLLLFFAVGGYSLLFSSLMNDEKNAFALAGGLTFVFYGMDMMGKIVTEIDWIRHFTPFSLYEPGKIASNDADVWTSSVILAAIGVVTCIAAVLIFRKRNLPL, encoded by the coding sequence ATGAATGGGTCTCTTTATAGCCAAATGATGAAAACACATCTGAAGTTGTTTCTCGGCTTTGGTGTTGTTTCTGCTGCATATGTGACACTTATGACGTCTCTTTATCCCATGATGGATGAAAACATGGAACAAATTGAAAACCTGATTGATTTATTTCCCGACGCCTTGCTTCGTGCCATCGGATTGGAATCATTCAGCAGCTACGGACAATTTATCTCAGCGGAATATTACGGTTTGTTTTACTTACTGATTCTAGGCGTATTTTCGGTCATTATCGCTGTGCAGCTCATCGCTCGGTTAGTCGACCGCGGTTCCATGGCTTATTTGCTTTCCACCCATGTCTCACGCGTTCAAGTTGCCACCACTCAAGTCATGGTCTTGCTCAGCGGTTTGATCATTATTCATGCGTTGACATTCGGCGGCGGATTCCTTGCAGCTGAATTTTTAATTGAAACGGATAGCACCATCGCTTTTAATGAATTTTTCCAAATTAACTTTGTCGGATTGCTGCTTTTCTTTGCTGTTGGAGGATATTCCTTGCTCTTTTCTTCTCTAATGAATGATGAGAAGAACGCTTTTGCCCTAGCTGGTGGGTTAACATTTGTGTTCTACGGAATGGACATGATGGGGAAAATCGTCACCGAAATCGACTGGATCCGTCATTTTACCCCTTTTTCTTTGTACGAACCGGGGAAAATTGCCAGCAACGATGCAGACGTATGGACCTCATCAGTGATTTTGGCTGCTATTGGGGTGGTCACGTGTATTGCTGCGGTGTTGATTTTTAGGAAGCGGAACTTACCTTTGTAG
- a CDS encoding ABC transporter ATP-binding protein, translating into MIEIDKLTQQFPNGRGIFDVSFQVEKGEVFGFLGPNGSGKSTTIRHLMGYMKPQKGGATIKGLDAWTEQARARSHIGYLPGEIAFLDGLTGSDFLNMLAGMQGINSKNRRNELIEKLQFNPKTPIRKMSKGMKQKVGIVATFMHDPDIYILDEPTSGLDPLMQKVFIDLVLEEKEKGKTFLMSSHSFSEIERTCDRAAIIREGEIVTVRNIHELQTMQRKAFDVTLTEKAAVDALMASDLNLEKIDDYVLRIEVQGNYDAFINTLSDYHVKNISAADQSLEQIFMDYYHVKEATS; encoded by the coding sequence ATGATCGAAATCGATAAATTGACCCAGCAGTTTCCAAATGGTCGGGGTATTTTCGACGTTTCTTTTCAGGTGGAAAAAGGGGAAGTGTTCGGATTCCTCGGGCCAAATGGCAGTGGAAAATCAACGACAATCCGTCATTTAATGGGCTATATGAAACCACAGAAAGGCGGCGCTACTATTAAAGGGCTTGATGCATGGACCGAGCAGGCACGTGCACGAAGTCATATTGGATATCTGCCTGGTGAGATTGCTTTTCTCGATGGGTTAACTGGGAGCGACTTTCTGAATATGCTTGCTGGCATGCAAGGCATTAACAGCAAAAACAGACGTAACGAGTTGATCGAGAAGCTGCAATTCAACCCAAAAACACCGATCCGCAAGATGTCCAAAGGCATGAAGCAAAAGGTGGGCATTGTGGCAACCTTCATGCATGATCCAGACATCTATATACTCGATGAACCAACGTCAGGACTTGACCCACTCATGCAAAAAGTCTTTATCGATCTTGTGCTTGAGGAGAAAGAAAAAGGCAAGACCTTTCTCATGTCTTCCCACAGCTTTTCTGAAATTGAACGGACGTGTGATAGGGCAGCGATCATTCGCGAAGGTGAGATCGTGACAGTCAGAAACATTCATGAACTTCAGACCATGCAGCGGAAAGCATTCGATGTGACGCTTACGGAAAAAGCTGCCGTCGACGCGCTGATGGCTTCCGACCTTAACCTCGAAAAAATTGACGACTACGTGCTGCGTATTGAAGTTCAAGGGAATTATGATGCCTTCATCAATACCTTATCCGATTATCACGTCAAAAACATCAGTGCAGCTGATCAAAGTCTAGAACAGATTTTCATGGATTACTACCATGTGAAGGAGGCGACATCATGA
- a CDS encoding TetR/AcrR family transcriptional regulator: MNGFKKRTEKIKQRIKDATLELLTTMEPRAIRIADIVEQANVSQVTIYNHFGSKDNLIREALQDWYMEIVQETRQYLQDDTKSFQDKVAFTIFNKKAYLQKLSISKLEKLIWQDSEMKTFVEKIYQDHSLPLMMDLIEQGRKEGAIHYSFPSSLIIFYLNIFMEKAEDLTAYAQTYDNEEAFIEDMMQLFFYGIAGKR, translated from the coding sequence ATGAACGGCTTTAAAAAAAGAACTGAAAAAATAAAACAACGCATTAAAGATGCAACGCTAGAGTTGCTAACAACCATGGAACCACGTGCCATTAGAATAGCCGATATTGTCGAGCAAGCGAACGTTTCACAGGTTACAATCTATAATCATTTCGGCAGCAAAGACAATCTGATCCGTGAAGCCCTTCAAGATTGGTATATGGAGATTGTCCAAGAAACGCGTCAGTATTTGCAGGATGATACGAAAAGTTTTCAAGATAAAGTGGCTTTCACTATTTTTAATAAAAAAGCTTATTTGCAGAAGCTCAGCATCAGCAAATTGGAGAAGCTAATCTGGCAGGATTCTGAGATGAAGACGTTTGTGGAAAAAATCTATCAAGATCATTCACTGCCGCTTATGATGGACCTGATTGAACAGGGAAGGAAAGAAGGTGCCATCCACTATTCATTTCCTTCATCTCTTATTATATTTTATTTGAATATCTTTATGGAAAAAGCGGAAGATCTCACAGCATATGCACAAACATACGATAACGAGGAAGCCTTTATAGAAGATATGATGCAACTGTTCTTTTATGGTATTGCAGGGAAGCGGTAG
- a CDS encoding helix-turn-helix domain-containing protein — translation MRFGEKLFKLRKEKGLSQEALAEDLNTTRQAISKWENGQGFPETEKLLKMSYIFEVSTDYLLKDTTEKTQAHDKGYYVSKEMAEGYLMNQKKLARFMPFGVSLFILFAFFARVPYKAITEDAQSMEIYSFLIIIFGALGIGLLATSEFFREDQYKVLKQEVLLLDENYHKELQARYSDLKKKYHPIMAVGIGLVLIGMIAFFLQRKDINPKIFQDYYPVFVALIAIGGYILTRASTVLEAYKLLVHNADHTNKLSFKFMRGVKKRVDKF, via the coding sequence ATGAGATTTGGAGAGAAATTGTTTAAGCTTAGAAAGGAAAAAGGCTTGTCCCAGGAAGCGTTGGCAGAAGACCTTAATACAACAAGACAAGCGATTAGTAAGTGGGAAAATGGACAAGGATTCCCAGAGACAGAAAAGCTGCTAAAAATGAGTTATATCTTTGAAGTGTCGACTGATTATTTACTGAAGGACACGACCGAGAAAACGCAGGCGCATGACAAAGGCTATTATGTGAGTAAAGAGATGGCGGAGGGATATTTAATGAACCAGAAAAAGTTGGCCAGATTCATGCCTTTTGGGGTCAGCTTGTTCATCCTATTTGCCTTTTTTGCAAGAGTACCTTACAAAGCTATAACGGAAGATGCCCAGAGTATGGAAATATACTCATTTTTAATTATTATCTTTGGCGCCTTGGGGATTGGCCTCCTTGCGACCAGTGAATTCTTCCGTGAAGATCAATACAAGGTACTGAAGCAAGAAGTTTTGCTGCTGGATGAGAATTATCATAAAGAATTACAGGCAAGATATAGCGATCTGAAGAAAAAATATCACCCGATTATGGCAGTGGGGATTGGCCTTGTTTTAATTGGCATGATCGCTTTTTTCCTGCAACGGAAAGATATTAATCCGAAGATATTTCAAGATTATTATCCTGTCTTTGTTGCCTTAATAGCCATTGGCGGTTATATTTTGACGCGGGCATCCACAGTTCTTGAAGCCTATAAATTGCTGGTTCATAATGCTGACCATACCAACAAATTAAGCTTTAAGTTTATGAGAGGCGTCAAGAAAAGAGTAGACAAATTTTAG
- a CDS encoding YugN family protein: MLELNTDLEGKQAFFGPAFSMFKANGYSLCGNWEYDRAYFDGMLWREGGETIYIRLPFHVVSGLLDDGGALIQFNKPYVIKHVVNTGLDRDGNALLTAAGGLSQFQEPLDRDGQIRDKSRWETEGEQAIDYIVDRINDLFVS; this comes from the coding sequence ATGCTGGAACTCAACACAGACCTGGAAGGCAAGCAAGCCTTTTTTGGTCCCGCTTTTTCCATGTTTAAAGCCAATGGTTATTCTCTTTGCGGCAACTGGGAATACGATCGCGCTTATTTTGACGGGATGCTTTGGCGTGAGGGCGGCGAAACCATTTACATAAGACTGCCGTTTCACGTTGTCTCAGGGCTCTTGGATGATGGTGGAGCGCTTATTCAGTTTAATAAGCCCTACGTTATTAAGCATGTGGTCAATACAGGGCTTGACCGTGATGGCAATGCGCTTTTGACCGCCGCTGGAGGCCTCAGCCAATTCCAGGAACCGCTCGATCGCGACGGTCAAATCAGAGACAAGAGCCGATGGGAAACAGAAGGCGAGCAAGCGATTGACTATATTGTTGACCGTATTAACGATCTGTTCGTTTCATAG
- a CDS encoding UPF0182 family membrane protein, protein MDFNQSFSKQEMEKWTKRLKRIGIAVAILLFIVIVGMMSMNLFVDYIWMDTIGFAGVFKTVLSSKVILGLSGFVIYGLTTYLTLFWIYRTYMSHFDRVQLHPLLLKRKLVTAVLLLASVVVGLVGSSIAQGIGWERVLKFMNYEQFGVTDPHFNLDISFYMFVLPLLNFAVYLLMGLAVFFLIVEIGAYSVFNMWRLNRSAQLHLGVTLGVIGVLLAATHALAPYETLLTNQVSLFQESAVYGLSYTDDIVNIPKAYVLAGAALLGTIWLIVLLIRGKIQSAIVPIGIYIALVIVGQGASVVVQNFVVSPNEFSKETPYLEENLEYTREAYQLADINEVEHPSESTLNHEMVERNDDTIENIRVNDVRPLLEVYNQLQTIRTYYNFHDVDIDRYEIDGHYEQVFIGARELSMKDLPDQAQTWVNRYLRYTHGYGVAMSHVNEVTPQGQPKYMVDDIPPTGVIDIERPQIYFGEEEYPNVIVKSKVDEFDYPSGGDNKSNRFEADSGIPLKGLNRYLFALNEGSFRMMVSDQITDESELLDTRNIVDRVNRIAPFFEYDEDPYIFVRDDGTLAWMMDAYLTGERYPYAEPYKRGENYIRNSVKVTIDAYTGEVDFYAVDTDEPLMKAYDNMFPELFTKDIPEDVRAHFRYPERLFKIQSAMYGTYHMSNLEVFYNREDFWQFPTEKYFNEDIEMEPYYITMQMPEADEEEFILMMPYTPKKRQNMIAWMGVRNDGEHYGEKFVYRFPKQKNIYGPQQIENRINQDSTISKELNLWSQGGSKVIRGNLLAIPIEDTVFYVEPVYIESSNETSLPEVKQVIMAYDDYIVMEPSFDQALDAILAKADPEGTEDEGESEEAPPEDEDTGEEAGEDEGDAAPPITGAEEQLREFAEQFDAYQKALSEGNWEEAAKIMTELQEKLKEIE, encoded by the coding sequence GTGGATTTTAATCAATCTTTTAGTAAACAGGAAATGGAAAAGTGGACCAAGCGCCTGAAGCGCATTGGTATAGCTGTTGCCATCCTGTTGTTTATTGTAATCGTAGGCATGATGTCGATGAATCTATTTGTCGATTATATTTGGATGGACACGATTGGGTTTGCGGGCGTGTTTAAAACAGTGCTTAGCAGCAAAGTGATTCTTGGTTTGTCCGGATTTGTGATTTACGGTTTGACAACTTATTTGACCTTATTTTGGATCTATCGTACATATATGAGTCATTTTGACCGTGTACAACTCCATCCTTTGCTCTTAAAACGTAAGTTGGTAACGGCTGTGCTTCTTCTGGCGTCAGTCGTTGTTGGTCTTGTCGGAAGCAGCATTGCACAAGGCATCGGCTGGGAACGTGTTCTGAAGTTCATGAACTATGAGCAGTTCGGTGTGACCGATCCTCATTTCAATCTAGACATATCATTTTATATGTTTGTACTGCCGCTTTTAAACTTTGCAGTCTATCTTTTGATGGGTTTGGCTGTGTTCTTCTTAATAGTGGAAATTGGGGCGTACTCCGTATTCAACATGTGGCGTTTGAACCGTTCAGCACAACTCCACTTAGGTGTAACTCTAGGTGTCATTGGTGTGCTGTTAGCAGCGACACACGCACTCGCACCTTATGAAACGCTCCTGACAAATCAGGTCAGTTTGTTTCAAGAAAGTGCAGTCTACGGGCTCAGTTACACAGATGACATTGTTAACATCCCGAAAGCCTATGTGCTGGCAGGAGCGGCTCTTCTCGGAACGATCTGGCTGATTGTGCTGCTCATCAGGGGCAAAATTCAATCAGCAATTGTTCCTATCGGTATTTATATCGCCCTCGTTATCGTTGGACAGGGTGCTTCAGTAGTCGTTCAGAATTTCGTTGTATCGCCGAACGAATTTTCCAAGGAAACGCCTTATCTGGAAGAAAACCTCGAATATACACGTGAGGCGTACCAACTGGCGGACATTAATGAAGTCGAACATCCTAGTGAATCAACTCTGAATCACGAGATGGTGGAGCGAAATGATGACACGATTGAGAACATCCGAGTAAATGACGTGCGGCCACTTCTCGAAGTGTATAATCAACTCCAGACCATTAGAACATACTACAATTTCCATGATGTTGACATTGATCGGTATGAAATTGATGGCCATTATGAACAGGTATTTATTGGCGCTAGAGAACTAAGCATGAAAGACTTACCCGATCAGGCCCAAACGTGGGTGAACCGCTACTTGCGTTATACACATGGTTACGGTGTGGCGATGAGTCATGTGAATGAAGTGACACCACAGGGTCAGCCGAAGTATATGGTAGACGACATTCCACCTACTGGGGTGATCGATATTGAGCGCCCGCAGATTTATTTTGGTGAAGAAGAGTATCCAAACGTGATTGTAAAAAGTAAGGTCGATGAATTTGACTATCCATCCGGTGGAGACAACAAGTCCAATCGTTTCGAAGCTGATTCAGGTATCCCGCTGAAAGGGCTCAACCGTTATTTGTTTGCTTTAAACGAAGGCTCATTCCGAATGATGGTTTCCGATCAGATTACGGATGAAAGTGAGCTTCTTGATACACGTAACATCGTCGATCGGGTCAATCGAATTGCGCCGTTCTTCGAGTATGACGAAGATCCGTATATATTTGTCAGAGATGACGGGACTTTGGCATGGATGATGGATGCCTATTTGACAGGTGAACGTTATCCATACGCTGAACCTTATAAACGCGGTGAGAATTATATCCGCAACTCGGTTAAAGTGACGATTGATGCATACACAGGAGAAGTGGATTTTTACGCCGTGGATACGGATGAGCCGCTAATGAAGGCTTATGACAACATGTTCCCAGAGCTTTTCACAAAAGATATTCCTGAAGATGTTCGGGCGCATTTCCGTTATCCGGAACGTTTGTTCAAAATTCAATCCGCGATGTATGGCACGTACCATATGTCCAATCTTGAGGTATTCTATAACCGTGAAGACTTCTGGCAGTTCCCGACTGAGAAGTACTTCAACGAAGACATCGAAATGGAACCATACTATATAACAATGCAAATGCCGGAAGCGGACGAGGAAGAATTTATACTCATGATGCCATACACGCCTAAAAAGCGTCAGAATATGATTGCTTGGATGGGTGTCCGGAACGATGGTGAGCATTATGGTGAAAAATTTGTCTACCGTTTTCCAAAGCAGAAGAATATTTATGGGCCGCAACAGATTGAAAATAGGATCAACCAGGACAGCACGATCTCTAAAGAGTTGAATCTGTGGTCCCAGGGCGGATCTAAAGTAATTCGCGGTAACCTGCTTGCGATTCCAATCGAGGATACCGTCTTCTATGTCGAGCCGGTTTACATTGAATCCTCAAATGAGACATCTCTGCCTGAAGTGAAACAGGTGATTATGGCGTATGATGATTACATTGTGATGGAACCGTCGTTCGACCAGGCGCTCGATGCGATTCTGGCAAAAGCCGATCCTGAAGGTACTGAGGATGAAGGTGAAAGTGAAGAAGCGCCGCCTGAAGATGAAGATACTGGTGAAGAAGCTGGAGAAGACGAAGGTGATGCAGCACCGCCTATTACTGGAGCGGAAGAACAGCTGCGTGAATTCGCTGAGCAGTTCGATGCTTATCAGAAAGCACTGTCTGAAGGCAACTGGGAAGAGGCTGCCAAGATTATGACAGAGCTGCAAGAGAAGCTAAAAGAGATTGAATAA
- a CDS encoding alpha/beta fold hydrolase translates to MPKAKLNGIDLYYEDEGQGQPIVLLHGLTGSHLMLRAEQARFQSEYRVVALDARGHGKSDKPESYTLNDHIEDVLALINYLKLDNVVLLGMSMGTYVAQGVAIQAPEKVDKIILVSGAAHGDTSSTEGLMARHADELEGLTFEEQMGEMAPHIFHDLDAVGAWLADMPSGLTAKQQEAAAAALSKYDFRPDLATVTVPVLVISGRHDGLNPPGQGKEIADHIPNAKFVVFENSGHAPNVEEPEAYFQLVDDFLKNG, encoded by the coding sequence ATGCCTAAAGCAAAACTTAACGGGATAGATTTATACTATGAAGATGAAGGTCAGGGACAACCAATTGTTCTGCTGCACGGTCTGACTGGAAGCCATCTCATGCTGCGTGCAGAACAAGCCCGCTTTCAATCAGAATATCGAGTGGTTGCACTGGATGCAAGGGGTCACGGGAAATCGGACAAGCCCGAATCCTATACACTAAACGATCATATTGAAGATGTGCTGGCCTTAATCAATTATCTCAAATTGGACAATGTCGTCCTGCTTGGCATGTCGATGGGGACGTATGTCGCACAAGGTGTGGCGATTCAAGCACCTGAAAAAGTCGATAAAATCATCCTTGTCTCAGGAGCGGCACACGGGGATACATCTTCTACAGAAGGTCTCATGGCCCGCCATGCCGATGAACTTGAAGGACTAACGTTTGAAGAGCAGATGGGGGAAATGGCCCCACATATCTTTCATGATTTGGATGCTGTTGGGGCATGGCTTGCCGATATGCCAAGCGGCTTGACGGCAAAACAGCAGGAAGCGGCTGCTGCAGCCCTATCGAAATATGATTTTAGGCCCGACTTGGCTACAGTCACAGTCCCTGTATTGGTGATCAGCGGAAGACACGATGGACTGAATCCGCCTGGACAAGGAAAAGAAATTGCCGATCACATACCAAATGCGAAATTCGTCGTATTCGAAAACTCAGGCCATGCCCCGAACGTCGAGGAGCCAGAAGCCTATTTTCAACTGGTGGATGACTTTTTGAAAAATGGATGA